One Brachybacterium kimchii genomic window carries:
- a CDS encoding ATP-binding protein, giving the protein MTARGHLRVLLGAAPGVGKTCTMLAEGSRLLDEGCDVVIGVVEAHGRAATARMTRGIPSVPLRRVRHRGVELTELDLEGVLSRTPQVVLVDELAHTLARADGTAASAPGPADGPLVGTGGGARASTGADTSTGVGADQGLTKRWQQVDVLLTAGIDVITTLNIQHIESLHDVVQRITGILQRERVPDTVVRAADQIEVVDLAPQALQGRLRDGLVYPAERIDAALAHFFRLGNLTALRELALLWIADEVDQALTRYRDENGIESTWEARERVVVALTGGAEGETLLRRGARIAARSAGGELLVVHVSAQDGLRAADPRALARQRALTEDLGGDFTQIVGDDVPSALVEFARSVNATQLVLGASRRGRWTAALTGPGIGASVVRDAGDIDVHMVPHAAAAASPLLPPLGGALTMRRRLLGAAIALLGGPALTAGLSAGASPESLTSDVLAYQLLVVVVALAGGLWPALFAAVLSGLSLDFFFIAPLRTISIADPLHLLALALYVVIAVLVSVVVDRAARRARAARRAAAESELIQDVAGSVLRGDDAVQALTSRARDAFRLDSVELVEADGTILARAGASAGAIADASDGARAQRVTRIAVSTDAELVLSGRDLAGSERRLLQVLALELATALEHGRLRETAQEIAPLAASDRTRGAILSALGHDLRRPLAAATAAVGGLRAAGPSLSPSGTAALLETADESLGALSALVEDLLDVNRLQAGALSLARRPVDPAEAIAPALEELGLGPQAVSLALGHEDAAVLADAVPLQRVVVNLLANARRHSPEGMSVRVATSTFDGRGEIRVIDHGPGVAPERMDEIFQPFQRLGDTDNTTGLGLGLALSRGLVEAMGGELTPEATPGGGLTMVVSLPLAVPPRPLEGGA; this is encoded by the coding sequence ATGACTGCACGAGGGCATCTGCGGGTGCTTCTGGGCGCCGCACCCGGAGTCGGCAAGACCTGCACGATGCTCGCCGAGGGCTCTCGGCTCCTCGACGAGGGATGCGACGTGGTGATCGGCGTCGTCGAGGCGCACGGCCGCGCGGCGACGGCAAGGATGACTCGCGGGATCCCCTCTGTGCCCCTGCGTCGCGTGCGGCATCGCGGCGTCGAGCTGACGGAGTTGGACCTGGAGGGCGTGCTCTCCCGCACACCGCAGGTCGTCCTCGTCGACGAGCTCGCCCACACCCTCGCACGAGCCGACGGGACGGCCGCATCCGCTCCCGGACCGGCGGACGGGCCGCTCGTCGGCACGGGCGGGGGCGCCCGCGCGAGCACGGGCGCCGACACGAGCACGGGCGTCGGCGCGGACCAGGGCCTGACGAAGCGCTGGCAGCAGGTCGACGTGCTCCTGACCGCGGGGATCGACGTGATCACCACGCTGAACATCCAGCACATCGAGTCCCTGCACGACGTGGTCCAGCGCATCACCGGAATCCTGCAGCGTGAGCGGGTCCCGGACACGGTGGTGCGCGCGGCCGATCAGATCGAGGTCGTCGACCTCGCCCCTCAGGCGCTCCAGGGCCGCCTGCGGGACGGTCTCGTCTACCCCGCCGAGCGCATCGACGCCGCCCTCGCGCACTTCTTCCGCCTGGGCAATCTCACCGCGTTGCGCGAGCTCGCGCTGCTGTGGATCGCGGACGAGGTCGACCAGGCGCTCACCCGCTATCGCGACGAGAACGGCATAGAGAGCACGTGGGAGGCGCGCGAGCGCGTGGTGGTCGCCCTCACCGGCGGCGCCGAGGGCGAGACGCTGCTGCGCCGCGGGGCACGGATCGCGGCACGCTCGGCAGGGGGCGAACTGCTGGTCGTGCACGTGAGTGCGCAGGACGGGCTGCGCGCGGCGGACCCCCGTGCGCTCGCCCGCCAGCGCGCACTCACCGAGGATCTCGGAGGCGACTTCACGCAGATCGTCGGGGACGACGTGCCCTCGGCGCTCGTGGAGTTCGCGCGCTCTGTCAACGCCACGCAGCTCGTGCTCGGAGCCAGTCGACGGGGCCGCTGGACGGCCGCGCTCACCGGTCCCGGGATCGGCGCGAGCGTGGTCCGCGATGCGGGCGACATCGACGTGCACATGGTCCCCCACGCGGCCGCCGCTGCCTCTCCCCTGCTGCCGCCGCTGGGCGGCGCGCTGACCATGCGGCGCCGCCTGCTGGGCGCCGCGATCGCGCTGCTCGGCGGGCCGGCGCTCACCGCAGGGCTGAGCGCAGGTGCGAGCCCTGAATCCCTGACCAGCGATGTGCTCGCCTACCAGCTGCTGGTGGTTGTCGTGGCGCTCGCCGGCGGTCTCTGGCCGGCGCTGTTCGCCGCCGTGCTCTCGGGCCTGTCCCTGGACTTCTTCTTCATCGCGCCGCTGCGCACGATCAGCATCGCCGATCCTCTGCACCTGCTCGCCCTCGCTCTCTACGTGGTGATCGCGGTGCTCGTGAGCGTGGTGGTCGACCGGGCCGCGCGTCGGGCACGGGCGGCCCGACGCGCCGCCGCCGAGTCCGAGCTCATCCAGGACGTCGCCGGCAGCGTGCTGCGCGGGGACGATGCCGTGCAGGCTCTGACCTCCCGGGCACGGGACGCCTTCCGCCTGGACTCCGTGGAGCTGGTGGAGGCCGACGGCACGATCCTCGCGAGGGCGGGTGCGAGCGCAGGTGCGATCGCGGATGCCAGCGACGGGGCCCGCGCGCAGCGCGTCACGCGCATCGCCGTGAGCACCGACGCCGAGCTCGTGCTGTCCGGCAGGGACCTCGCGGGCTCCGAGCGCCGGCTCCTGCAGGTCCTCGCCCTCGAGCTCGCGACCGCGCTGGAGCACGGGAGGCTCCGGGAGACCGCGCAGGAGATCGCTCCTCTGGCAGCCTCGGACCGCACCCGCGGCGCCATCCTGTCGGCCCTGGGCCACGATCTGCGCCGACCTCTCGCCGCGGCCACCGCGGCCGTGGGCGGTCTGCGCGCAGCTGGCCCTTCGCTGTCCCCGAGCGGCACCGCCGCCCTGCTGGAGACGGCCGACGAGTCGCTCGGCGCGCTGTCGGCTCTCGTCGAGGACCTGCTGGACGTCAACCGGCTGCAGGCCGGGGCGTTGTCGCTGGCCCGTCGGCCCGTCGATCCGGCGGAGGCGATCGCGCCGGCTCTCGAGGAGCTCGGCCTGGGGCCGCAGGCCGTCTCCCTCGCCCTGGGACACGAGGACGCCGCGGTGCTCGCCGATGCCGTCCCCCTCCAGCGCGTCGTGGTGAACCTGCTGGCCAACGCCCGACGCCACAGCCCGGAGGGCATGAGCGTGCGGGTGGCGACCTCGACCTTCGACGGCAGGGGCGAGATCCGCGTCATCGACCATGGACCCGGCGTCGCTCCCGAGCGGATGGACGAGATCTTTCAGCCCTTCCAGCGCCTGGGCGACACCGACAACACGACCGGCCTGGGTCTCGGCCTCGCCCTCTCCCGCGGCCTGGTCGAGGCCATGGGCGGGGAGCTGACGCCCGAGGCCACCCCGGGCGGCGGACTCACCATGGTGGTGTCCCTGCCGTTGGCCGTCCCCCCACGCCCCCTGGAGGGAGGCGCATGA
- the kdpC gene encoding potassium-transporting ATPase subunit KdpC, which produces MRTSARSALGTLRVALRTLALATLVLGVGYTLVVTALAQVLAPARADGSLLERDGRVVGSALLGQSFADSDGNALPGYFQSRPSAAGEGYDAGASGGSNLGPENPELTARITERRVEIAAREGVAPSAVPADAVTASGSGLDPDISPAYAALQVDRVARERGLAPETVRRLVAQHTDHPVLGPPGVQVLALNLALDEARGAEGGAAR; this is translated from the coding sequence ATGCGCACCTCCGCCCGCTCCGCCCTCGGCACCCTCCGGGTCGCCCTGCGCACCCTCGCACTGGCGACCCTCGTGCTCGGCGTCGGATACACACTCGTCGTCACCGCACTCGCCCAGGTCCTCGCCCCCGCCAGGGCCGACGGTTCGCTGCTCGAGCGCGATGGCAGGGTCGTCGGCTCTGCACTGCTCGGGCAATCGTTCGCGGACTCCGACGGGAACGCCCTTCCCGGGTACTTCCAGTCGCGACCGTCGGCCGCGGGTGAGGGATATGACGCGGGCGCCTCGGGCGGCTCGAACCTGGGCCCGGAGAATCCTGAGCTCACGGCCCGGATCACCGAACGACGGGTCGAGATCGCGGCACGCGAGGGCGTCGCTCCCTCCGCCGTCCCCGCGGACGCGGTGACCGCCTCGGGGTCGGGGCTGGATCCCGACATCAGCCCTGCCTACGCCGCCCTCCAGGTGGACCGGGTGGCGCGTGAGCGCGGCCTCGCCCCGGAGACCGTGCGCCGGCTGGTCGCGCAGCACACCGACCACCCGGTGCTCGGACCGCCCGGCGTCCAGGTGCTGGCGCTTAATCTTGCCCTGGACGAGGCACGAGGGGCGGAGGGAGGAGCGGCGCGATGA